From a region of the Mesotoga sp. UBA6090 genome:
- a CDS encoding DegV family protein: MKIGLVSDNTCNLTPEEIQKYDVRIVSLYIERGSVYSKAVDLDLDKYYEELGSASELPTTSQPSPQDFIEVFEEALKTYDVLIVPVLSGKLSGTNVSATIAARDFEQPIHVVDSQLIADGTGLLVKNLGDLIQKGTPVKELVEYASNFHNKTRTFFSTDDLSYLQKGGRIGKAKALMGNLLKMKPVIHIDEGELKPVENVRGNKKLLESLVSHILKEIPPENLRRARVQSIWRKEDTVTLEKMLREEAPEAEIESRIFEPIIGTHLGPQGIGIIGEMK, translated from the coding sequence ATGAAAATAGGTCTGGTCAGTGATAATACGTGTAATTTGACCCCTGAAGAGATACAGAAATATGACGTGCGAATCGTTTCGCTGTATATCGAAAGAGGTAGTGTGTACTCTAAGGCAGTTGATCTCGATCTAGACAAGTACTACGAGGAGCTCGGTTCTGCCTCAGAACTGCCCACTACCTCACAACCTTCTCCCCAAGACTTCATAGAAGTCTTCGAGGAGGCTCTCAAAACCTACGATGTGTTGATAGTTCCCGTTCTTTCGGGTAAACTGAGCGGAACAAACGTTTCTGCAACTATTGCCGCAAGAGACTTCGAACAGCCCATACATGTAGTCGATTCGCAGCTGATAGCCGACGGAACAGGACTACTTGTGAAAAACCTAGGTGATTTGATTCAGAAAGGTACTCCCGTTAAAGAGCTAGTCGAATACGCTTCGAACTTCCACAATAAGACCAGGACCTTCTTTTCAACTGATGACCTGAGTTACTTGCAGAAGGGTGGAAGGATAGGAAAGGCCAAAGCTCTGATGGGAAACCTATTGAAGATGAAGCCAGTAATTCACATTGACGAGGGTGAGCTTAAACCGGTAGAAAATGTCAGGGGTAATAAGAAACTGCTTGAAAGCCTGGTTAGCCACATTCTAAAGGAGATCCCTCCTGAGAATCTCCGAAGAGCGAGAGTGCAGTCGATCTGGAGAAAGGAAGATACCGTAACTTTGGAAAAGATGCTCCGTGAAGAGGCTCCCGAAGCAGAAATCGAAAGTAGAATTTTTGAGCCGATTATCGGTACTCATCTTGGCCCTCAGGGAATCGGTATAATAGGCGAAATGAAATAA